The following proteins are co-located in the Candidatus Rokuibacteriota bacterium genome:
- a CDS encoding branched-chain amino acid ABC transporter permease gives MERLLQYVLTGLSAGSLYALVALGIVLIYRSTRVLNFAHGDVATLGTFVAFALVSQGYSFSVAFLAALVVGGAVAIVFYFGVLIPAQRQGANLLGQIILTLGLALIAQGVIVYEWGAEPDRFPFPLSDSRTWKVGPVFVSELALGTFGAGLIGSVLLYLLVQKTRLGLAMRATSENLQAAQTLGIPTRRVLGIAWGVASALGVVAGIFLAPALLLDPFFMLDPFLKGFAAAVLGGLILGVAESLTGGYLTIQFKNTLAFVVILIVLLGRPEGLLGHEFKERV, from the coding sequence ATGGAACGGCTGCTCCAGTACGTGCTCACCGGGCTCTCCGCGGGGAGCCTCTACGCGCTGGTGGCCCTCGGCATCGTGCTGATCTACCGCTCGACGCGGGTCCTCAACTTCGCTCACGGCGACGTCGCGACGCTCGGGACTTTCGTCGCCTTCGCCCTGGTCTCGCAGGGCTACTCCTTCTCCGTCGCGTTTCTTGCCGCGCTCGTCGTGGGCGGCGCGGTGGCGATCGTCTTCTACTTCGGGGTGCTGATCCCGGCGCAGCGCCAGGGCGCCAACCTCCTCGGCCAGATCATCCTCACGCTGGGCCTCGCGCTGATCGCGCAGGGGGTGATCGTCTACGAGTGGGGAGCCGAGCCCGACCGTTTCCCCTTTCCCCTTTCCGACAGCCGCACCTGGAAGGTGGGGCCGGTCTTCGTGAGCGAGCTGGCCCTCGGAACCTTCGGCGCCGGCCTGATCGGGAGCGTGCTCCTGTACCTGCTCGTCCAGAAAACCCGCCTGGGCCTGGCGATGCGCGCGACCTCGGAGAATCTCCAGGCGGCCCAGACCCTCGGCATCCCCACGCGTCGGGTCCTGGGGATCGCCTGGGGGGTGGCGTCGGCTCTCGGTGTGGTAGCGGGGATCTTCCTGGCGCCCGCGCTGCTCCTCGACCCGTTCTTCATGCTCGACCCCTTCCTCAAGGGTTTCGCCGCCGCGGTCCTCGGCGGGCTCATTCTCGGCGTCGCCGAGAGCCTGACGGGCGGCTACCTCACCATCCAGTTCAAGAATACGCTCGCCTTCGTCGTGATCCTCATCGTGCTCCTGGGACGTCCCGAGGGGCTGCTCGGCCACGAGTTCAAGGAGCGTGTCTAA
- a CDS encoding branched-chain amino acid ABC transporter permease, with protein sequence MDLVESYQDDLRFARKPLTWLLLAGLLAVLLALPWYAHTSWVVRVTVICLYAIGVMGQNLLIGYTGQISFGQAGFLAIGAYTFGHLKLIGVPFLLALLGAGITAGLAGVLVGFPSLRLKGPYLAIATLGFGIAVYQIFANSEILSGGRSGLAVPKLAPAFGVSREVYVYYIYVGLLLVFTAATYNLISSYVGRAFVAIRDSDIAAEVMGVNLSRYKLLAFAVSSFYTGVHGGLFAQFLGHLEPQTFNVAESLTLFVAVIVGGLASVEGSILGAAFVILVPTLLSEYRWFVPVLFGVTILVVLIFEPLGLAGRWLKTRLYFQLWPFR encoded by the coding sequence TTGGACCTCGTCGAGAGCTACCAGGACGACCTCCGGTTCGCGCGCAAGCCCCTGACGTGGCTGTTGCTGGCGGGGCTCCTGGCCGTGCTGCTGGCGCTCCCCTGGTACGCCCACACCTCCTGGGTCGTCCGCGTCACCGTGATCTGCCTGTACGCCATTGGCGTCATGGGGCAGAACCTCCTGATCGGCTATACGGGACAGATCTCGTTCGGCCAGGCCGGGTTCCTGGCGATCGGCGCCTACACTTTCGGGCATCTCAAGCTCATCGGCGTGCCGTTCTTGCTCGCGCTGCTGGGGGCCGGGATCACCGCCGGGCTCGCGGGCGTGCTGGTCGGCTTCCCGTCGCTCCGGTTGAAGGGCCCCTACCTGGCCATCGCCACCTTGGGCTTCGGGATCGCCGTGTATCAGATCTTCGCGAACTCGGAAATCCTGTCCGGCGGGCGCTCGGGGTTGGCGGTCCCGAAGCTGGCTCCGGCGTTCGGCGTCTCGCGGGAGGTCTACGTCTACTACATTTACGTGGGCCTCCTCCTCGTGTTCACCGCCGCCACGTACAATCTGATTTCCTCCTACGTGGGCCGCGCCTTCGTCGCGATCAGGGACAGCGACATCGCCGCCGAGGTCATGGGGGTGAACCTGAGCCGCTACAAGCTCCTGGCCTTCGCCGTCTCGTCCTTCTATACGGGCGTTCACGGGGGGCTGTTCGCGCAATTCTTGGGTCATCTGGAGCCCCAGACGTTCAACGTCGCCGAATCCCTCACGCTCTTCGTCGCTGTGATCGTCGGCGGACTCGCGTCCGTTGAAGGCTCGATCCTCGGAGCCGCCTTCGTGATCCTGGTGCCGACCCTCCTGAGCGAGTACCGCTGGTTCGTCCCGGTCCTCTTCGGCGTCACGATCCTGGTCGTCCTGATCTTCGAGCCGCTCGGCCTCGCCGGCCGCTGGCTGAAGACCCGGCTCTACTTCCAGCTCTGGCCCTTCCGGTGA